From Ascaphus truei isolate aAscTru1 chromosome 17, aAscTru1.hap1, whole genome shotgun sequence, the proteins below share one genomic window:
- the LOC142467923 gene encoding CCAAT/enhancer-binding protein gamma-like has product MNQSSSTGSEGLSDAQGSSPTSPQLVPLNPGGGGKAPPPSKHSKKGQRMDRGSDEYRQRRERNNMAVKKSRLKSKQKAQDTQQRVNQLKEENERLEAKIKLLTKELSVLKDLFLEHAHNLADNVQPEGPPPGQESAGH; this is encoded by the coding sequence ATGAACCAATCCTCGTCCACCGGGTCAGAGGGCCTCAGCGATGCCCAGGGAAGCAGCCCGACCTCACCCCAGCTCGTACCGCTGAACCCCGGAGGAGGGGGCAAAGCCCCCCCACCCAGCAAGCACAGCAAGAAGGGGCAGCGCATGGACCGTGGCAGCGACGAGTACCGCCAACGCCGGGAGCGCAACAACATGGCAGTGAAGAAGAGCCGCTTAAAGAGCAAGCAGAAGGCGCAAGACACGCAGCAGAGGGTCAACCAGCTGAAGGAGGAGAACGAGAGACTGGAGGCCAAGATCAAGCTCCTCACCAAGGAGCTGAGCGTGTTGAAGGACCTGTTCCTAGAGCACGCACACAACCTGGCAGACAATGTGCAGCCAGAGGGCCCCCCTCCCGGGCAGGAGAGCGCGGGCCACTAA